Proteins from a single region of Mailhella massiliensis:
- a CDS encoding LysR family transcriptional regulator — MQHPFSGDLLQWIHTFLSVLETRSIQRSAQRLCLSPSAVSYQIRKLETELNRTLFERTSTGMTATHEGMQLKNAVLPILDALDRLRQGENAERPLEGTIYLTCLDRLAHELVFHILNFRRLHPDVHFSLDATSSKHVHQLVASGLADFGLTIYREVPGFIQFTELRRSSAFLYTPKGNPYKLPPRPDWKSICALPFIALTLDGYVNPILATTPDLPQPENVVIAINNFILALQLVRQGVGACIAPPLTPLESADDYTIFNIDHIFAIGTLGILSRRKKLLSSPARAFFDYLRLVYPEQPQEHAPAS; from the coding sequence ATGCAACACCCGTTCAGCGGCGATCTGCTGCAATGGATACATACGTTTCTGTCGGTTCTGGAAACGCGCAGCATCCAGCGTTCCGCACAAAGGCTGTGCCTTTCCCCCTCCGCCGTCAGTTACCAGATCCGCAAACTGGAAACGGAACTGAACCGCACTCTTTTCGAACGCACAAGCACGGGCATGACGGCCACCCATGAAGGGATGCAGCTGAAAAACGCCGTACTGCCCATACTCGACGCTCTCGACAGGCTCAGGCAGGGGGAAAACGCCGAACGCCCTCTGGAAGGCACCATTTACCTCACCTGTCTGGACAGGCTCGCTCACGAACTGGTTTTCCACATCCTGAACTTCCGCAGGCTTCACCCCGACGTCCACTTTTCCCTGGACGCCACATCCTCCAAGCACGTTCATCAGCTCGTGGCCTCCGGCCTGGCGGATTTCGGACTCACCATCTACCGCGAAGTGCCGGGCTTCATCCAGTTCACGGAACTTCGGCGCAGTTCCGCCTTTCTCTACACGCCGAAGGGCAACCCCTACAAGCTTCCTCCCCGACCGGACTGGAAGAGCATCTGCGCCCTGCCCTTCATCGCCCTCACCCTCGACGGCTACGTCAACCCCATTCTGGCCACCACGCCCGACCTGCCCCAACCGGAAAACGTGGTCATCGCCATCAACAACTTCATTCTTGCCCTGCAACTGGTCCGGCAGGGAGTAGGCGCGTGCATCGCTCCTCCGCTCACGCCGCTGGAATCGGCGGATGACTACACCATCTTCAATATCGACCATATCTTCGCCATCGGCACCCTCGGCATACTCAGCCGCAGGAAAAAGCTCCTTTCCTCTCCGGCGCGCGCCTTTTTCGACTATCTGCGCCTCGTCTACCCCGAGCAGCCGCAGGAACATGCGCCCGCCTCCTGA
- the ggt gene encoding gamma-glutamyltransferase, producing MQGFNKARRFMTMLLAGIGLTTVCFSPAAGFEYKSEKHLSKAAVFAKNGMVASAHPLASRVGVQILEQGGNAFDAAVATALTLSAVDMAMCGPGGASFWLLWNAKEGRLYALDADTQAPAAATPDKFADRSELLSGLKAMGIPGNMMAYCTVLEKFGTMPFGKVAEPAIRYLEEGFVLSQRQSHNYKTQAAQAPMMYPNLARVFAPEGEWPDAGTLMKNPELAATYRTIAKEGVDAFYKGSIADEMIRYMKENGGLWTREDLANYKVLWVEPLHMKYKDLDVYGMPPPSSSVTWMEALKIAEGFDWSKIADNSLEYLHLMVEIERLAHADSYEFVADPKFVESQAKNLLSDNYAAAQRLRIDRTKAAPGKVQPGKPAEWSRKVPASAALPGSLASEPVSLAESTRNMAYRGNTNHVVVVDKDGNCVSFTHTLGQFFGGQDILGNTGVIGNNGMDWFDLADNPWTEKPSNLVVAPGKRNRWTLSPGMFFQNGKPRILVGGSGAESTMPGIFQVMIRMLEYGLNPQAAISAPRFLYGDMYHYSAGTRLAIEPELRDLWEKDMVRMGHDSVPGSQIWRMSSGNVWVIEIDPATGTYAGGAEIRGDGHVDAY from the coding sequence ATGCAAGGATTCAACAAGGCAAGGCGGTTCATGACCATGCTGCTGGCAGGCATAGGGCTGACCACGGTCTGCTTCTCCCCGGCTGCGGGCTTCGAGTACAAGTCGGAAAAACATCTGAGCAAAGCCGCAGTGTTTGCCAAAAACGGCATGGTGGCCTCTGCGCATCCTCTCGCCTCCCGCGTGGGCGTGCAGATTCTGGAACAGGGCGGCAACGCCTTTGATGCGGCCGTGGCCACGGCTCTGACCCTGAGCGCTGTGGACATGGCCATGTGCGGCCCCGGCGGCGCCAGCTTCTGGCTTCTGTGGAACGCCAAGGAAGGCAGGCTCTACGCGCTCGATGCCGATACCCAGGCTCCGGCGGCGGCCACTCCCGACAAGTTTGCCGACCGTTCCGAGCTGCTCTCCGGTCTGAAGGCCATGGGCATTCCCGGCAACATGATGGCCTACTGCACCGTGCTGGAAAAGTTCGGCACCATGCCCTTCGGCAAGGTGGCCGAGCCTGCCATCCGCTATCTTGAGGAAGGTTTCGTACTCAGTCAGCGCCAGAGTCACAACTACAAGACGCAGGCGGCGCAGGCGCCCATGATGTATCCCAACCTTGCCCGTGTGTTCGCCCCCGAAGGGGAATGGCCCGACGCCGGCACCCTGATGAAGAACCCGGAACTTGCCGCCACCTACCGCACCATCGCCAAGGAAGGCGTGGACGCGTTCTACAAGGGTTCCATAGCGGACGAAATGATCCGCTACATGAAGGAGAACGGCGGTCTGTGGACCAGGGAAGACCTGGCCAACTACAAGGTTCTGTGGGTGGAACCGCTGCACATGAAGTACAAGGACCTCGACGTCTACGGTATGCCGCCGCCCTCCAGCTCCGTAACGTGGATGGAAGCGCTCAAGATCGCCGAAGGTTTCGACTGGTCGAAGATAGCGGACAACAGTCTCGAATACCTGCATCTCATGGTGGAAATCGAGCGCCTCGCCCATGCGGACTCCTACGAGTTCGTGGCTGACCCGAAGTTCGTGGAAAGCCAGGCCAAGAATCTCCTTTCCGACAACTACGCGGCGGCCCAGCGCCTGCGCATCGACAGAACCAAGGCGGCCCCCGGCAAGGTACAGCCCGGCAAGCCCGCGGAATGGAGCAGGAAGGTTCCCGCGAGCGCGGCCCTGCCCGGCAGCCTCGCCTCCGAGCCCGTATCCCTTGCGGAAAGTACCCGCAACATGGCCTACCGCGGCAACACCAACCATGTGGTGGTCGTGGACAAGGACGGCAACTGCGTCAGCTTCACCCATACTCTCGGCCAGTTCTTCGGCGGCCAGGACATTCTCGGCAACACCGGCGTCATCGGCAACAACGGCATGGACTGGTTCGACCTTGCCGACAACCCCTGGACGGAAAAGCCCAGCAATCTTGTGGTGGCTCCCGGCAAGCGCAACCGCTGGACGCTCTCTCCCGGCATGTTCTTCCAGAACGGCAAGCCCCGCATTCTGGTGGGCGGCTCCGGAGCGGAATCCACCATGCCCGGCATCTTCCAGGTCATGATCCGTATGCTGGAATACGGTCTCAACCCTCAGGCCGCCATTTCCGCGCCGCGTTTCCTGTACGGCGACATGTACCACTATTCCGCCGGAACGCGCCTGGCCATCGAACCGGAACTGCGCGATCTCTGGGAAAAGGACATGGTGCGCATGGGTCACGATTCCGTGCCCGGCTCGCAGATCTGGCGCATGAGTTCCGGCAACGTATGGGTCATTGAAATCGACCCCGCCACCGGAACGTACGCCGGCGGCGCCGAAATACGCGGCGACGGCCATGTAGACGCCTACTGA
- a CDS encoding DUF6305 family protein, with protein sequence MRHLFRSAVCALGLIALSVVGAHAADFPRIQTPALFTSLGQSPDAKTLSVLAGRAKLAGEYKPLAGVEDVAAAKTVFVTVGTSLKGFGSAGVNLDTEKKRCHDLVKAAKDSGAYLILVHIGGEGRRDAMTNQLLEELAPSADAFLVYEAGNSDGFFTKAAGERPIILVPKAIEIAKVLGNLAAGS encoded by the coding sequence ATGCGTCATCTTTTCCGTTCCGCCGTCTGTGCTCTCGGCCTGATCGCCCTGTCCGTCGTCGGCGCCCATGCCGCCGATTTCCCCAGGATACAGACCCCGGCCCTGTTCACCTCCCTGGGGCAGAGCCCCGATGCCAAGACTCTTTCCGTACTGGCCGGGCGGGCCAAGCTTGCCGGTGAATACAAGCCGCTGGCGGGCGTCGAGGACGTGGCCGCCGCCAAGACCGTGTTCGTCACCGTAGGCACCAGCCTCAAGGGCTTCGGTTCCGCAGGCGTGAACCTCGATACGGAAAAGAAGCGCTGCCATGATCTCGTCAAGGCTGCGAAGGACAGCGGCGCGTACCTCATTCTCGTCCATATCGGCGGCGAAGGCCGGCGCGACGCCATGACCAATCAGCTTCTGGAAGAACTCGCCCCCAGCGCGGACGCCTTCCTGGTGTACGAAGCGGGCAACAGCGACGGCTTCTTCACCAAGGCTGCGGGTGAAAGGCCCATCATCCTGGTTCCCAAGGCCATAGAAATCGCCAAGGTTCTCGGCAACCTCGCCGCAGGCAGCTGA
- a CDS encoding succinylglutamate desuccinylase/aspartoacylase family protein yields the protein MTINHRKTGWAAVAVSVLFSVLLTLNYVQMWKDDLIIPGPGVTEVKWLSDYEPSLRGTLGDTRVFIMEGREPGATFLVLGGTHADEPAGWGAALILVEHCTVARGRVIVLPQCSNTGFTHNYPQEAHPQFISFPRPDGTKRTFRHGSRTGNSAEHWPDPEVFIQYPHKQKYSGEECRNPNRAYPGRPDGTFAERVAYGIQQLNRQEKVDMQIDLHEGQPEYPFINALSGHPRAQDLVSLAALEMQMYDLDIGAEVSPPSFRGLSNLEMGDLFPELMAMTSETVNPTQGKIRGITDEFLPVDGIDAFYDRAAELGYLFAPWEGGSPLKKRIGRNMQELQALCVALREVTGKEVEFERIPSYEDLMTNGVGYYFNPPPAEPADPGFRALPGVWRLFTQS from the coding sequence ATGACCATCAACCACAGAAAGACGGGCTGGGCGGCCGTAGCCGTCTCCGTGCTCTTCAGCGTGCTGCTTACGCTGAACTATGTTCAGATGTGGAAGGACGACCTCATCATTCCCGGCCCGGGCGTCACGGAAGTGAAGTGGCTCAGCGACTATGAGCCTTCCCTCAGGGGCACGCTGGGCGACACCCGCGTCTTCATCATGGAAGGCCGGGAACCGGGCGCAACCTTCCTCGTGCTCGGCGGCACCCATGCCGACGAACCGGCGGGCTGGGGCGCGGCGCTCATCCTCGTGGAACACTGCACCGTGGCCAGGGGGCGCGTCATCGTCCTTCCCCAGTGCAGCAACACGGGCTTCACCCACAACTATCCGCAGGAAGCGCACCCTCAGTTCATCAGCTTCCCCCGTCCCGACGGTACGAAGCGCACGTTCCGTCACGGTTCGCGCACGGGCAACTCGGCCGAGCACTGGCCCGACCCGGAAGTCTTCATCCAGTATCCGCACAAGCAGAAGTATTCCGGCGAGGAATGCCGCAATCCCAACCGCGCCTATCCCGGCCGCCCGGACGGCACCTTCGCCGAGCGCGTGGCCTACGGCATCCAGCAGCTCAACCGGCAGGAAAAGGTGGACATGCAGATCGACCTGCATGAAGGCCAGCCCGAATATCCCTTCATCAACGCGCTGAGCGGCCACCCCCGCGCGCAGGATCTCGTGAGTCTCGCCGCGCTGGAAATGCAGATGTACGACCTCGACATCGGGGCCGAAGTCTCTCCGCCTTCCTTCCGCGGACTCAGCAATCTGGAAATGGGCGACCTCTTCCCCGAGCTCATGGCCATGACCTCCGAAACGGTCAACCCCACCCAGGGCAAGATACGCGGCATCACCGACGAATTCCTCCCCGTGGACGGCATCGACGCCTTCTACGACCGTGCGGCGGAACTCGGCTATCTCTTCGCCCCGTGGGAGGGCGGCAGCCCGCTCAAGAAGCGCATCGGCCGCAACATGCAGGAACTTCAGGCCCTGTGCGTGGCCCTCAGGGAAGTCACCGGCAAGGAAGTGGAGTTCGAACGCATTCCCTCCTACGAAGATCTCATGACCAACGGCGTGGGCTACTACTTCAATCCTCCGCCCGCAGAACCCGCGGACCCCGGCTTCCGCGCCCTGCCCGGCGTGTGGAGGCTGTTCACGCAATCCTGA
- a CDS encoding Mur ligase family protein, with translation MIFWLCLLLVLVPLVVEGRQLCAWRRRVPCRIHVHGTRGKSAVVRRTAALLRERGLRVLAKTTGDAPEYLLPDGSTAPVRRTGPASIREHIRILRMASAMNADVVVVEGMALQKENVLTSEQILRATCAVVTNLRPDHEETMGRGRKGVLRTLSLMIPPGATVYTGNETGALSLSAHAAAKGACCRIVDAPLSAPAQPEALARAAADDVCRALRLPAPVLPFPGAAPSSCGTSPGQARPLAGTPEDMPVLFLDLFSVNDVASARMMLAARERKEAAGLLRAALLCTRADRPLRTTAFTAWLVHESFFDVLVPVGSHAPCALWYGALSAGRPCPVPRPALVSAGLWNAPPPEKLVADLIRTAREKGRFGLFVTGLGNAHGYAERFRACYGGPPCS, from the coding sequence ATGATCTTCTGGCTCTGTCTTCTTCTCGTTCTTGTGCCTCTTGTGGTGGAGGGGCGGCAGCTTTGCGCATGGCGCAGGCGCGTTCCCTGCCGTATTCATGTGCACGGCACGCGGGGCAAGAGCGCGGTGGTCCGCCGCACGGCCGCGCTTCTGCGCGAAAGGGGGCTGCGCGTTCTGGCAAAGACCACGGGAGACGCGCCGGAATACCTCCTTCCCGACGGTTCCACCGCTCCCGTGCGGCGCACAGGCCCGGCGAGCATACGCGAACACATACGCATCCTGCGCATGGCCTCGGCCATGAATGCGGATGTCGTCGTGGTGGAAGGCATGGCGCTGCAGAAGGAAAACGTGCTGACCTCCGAACAGATACTGCGCGCCACCTGCGCCGTCGTCACCAATCTGCGGCCGGACCATGAGGAAACCATGGGCCGCGGCCGCAAAGGCGTGCTGCGCACCCTCTCGCTCATGATTCCGCCGGGGGCAACGGTGTACACGGGGAACGAAACGGGCGCGCTTTCCCTGTCCGCCCATGCCGCGGCCAAGGGAGCGTGCTGCCGCATCGTTGACGCGCCTCTTTCCGCCCCCGCACAGCCCGAGGCTCTGGCCCGTGCCGCAGCGGACGACGTATGCCGTGCGCTCCGGCTTCCCGCCCCGGTCTTGCCTTTCCCCGGCGCCGCCCCGTCTTCCTGCGGCACCTCTCCCGGGCAGGCCCGGCCTCTGGCCGGTACGCCGGAAGACATGCCCGTTCTTTTTCTCGACCTCTTTTCCGTGAACGACGTCGCTTCCGCGCGCATGATGCTGGCGGCCCGCGAAAGAAAGGAAGCTGCCGGCCTTCTCCGCGCGGCGCTTCTCTGCACCCGTGCGGACAGACCCCTGCGCACCACGGCCTTCACGGCATGGCTTGTTCATGAAAGCTTCTTCGACGTCCTTGTTCCGGTGGGAAGCCATGCGCCCTGCGCACTCTGGTACGGCGCGCTTTCGGCAGGGCGTCCCTGCCCTGTTCCCCGTCCCGCCCTTGTCTCCGCAGGGCTGTGGAATGCCCCCCCGCCGGAAAAGCTTGTGGCCGACCTTATCCGCACGGCCCGGGAAAAAGGCCGCTTTGGCCTGTTCGTGACAGGCCTCGGCAACGCCCACGGCTACGCGGAACGATTCCGCGCGTGTTATGGAGGCCCCCCATGCTCATAG
- the pgsC gene encoding poly-gamma-glutamate biosynthesis protein PgsC, which yields MLIESIATGLVLGFFLFEWTGLVAGGLIAPGYFALSLERPGTIALCLGVALGTMLCMRLLSRFCLLYGRRRFILCVLVGFALQWTLGAAVMGTDAALGRVETVGYIIPGLVAHEMDRQGPCLTLLALLALTCAVRLVMEMLGRMPY from the coding sequence ATGCTCATAGAATCCATCGCCACAGGTCTCGTGCTGGGCTTTTTCCTTTTTGAATGGACGGGCCTCGTGGCCGGGGGGCTCATCGCTCCGGGCTATTTCGCCCTTTCGCTGGAGCGGCCCGGCACCATAGCCCTGTGCCTCGGCGTAGCCCTCGGCACCATGCTCTGTATGCGCCTTCTCTCCCGCTTCTGCCTGCTCTACGGCCGCCGCCGCTTCATCCTCTGCGTACTCGTCGGCTTTGCCCTGCAGTGGACGCTGGGGGCCGCCGTCATGGGTACGGATGCGGCCCTCGGGCGGGTGGAAACCGTGGGGTACATCATTCCCGGGCTGGTGGCTCATGAAATGGACAGACAGGGCCCCTGCCTCACGCTTCTCGCCCTGCTTGCCCTCACCTGCGCGGTGAGACTCGTCATGGAAATGCTGGGTCGAATGCCGTACTAG
- the pgsW gene encoding poly-gamma-glutamate system protein, translating into MYRFLSLFLQLSGPPAHASPPPWKKTRLLLCLALVLSCLTCAVLLMRDPWRPDEDALRASRLMRRGMEAVGELREELGIAVDPALDPARTGFIGTDYSDLTTSIGFLSAKQTSLNPDFAGLVTFWLKQADVTRGDIVAVCLTGSFPALNLAALSACETLGLQPVVFSSVGASNYGANIPGLTWLDMERELTARGILHVQTGFASLGGIMDGDGGLDGTGFALGEEAIRRHGAVSIPEKGVEGLEEDMKRRMAIYFQNGPPRAFINVGGGVTSLGWVSEAALLDNGLLTRVPATKSPRRGIIFRMYEKGIPVIHLINIERLAARYDLPAAPTSVPDGKDRETRRMFRITGTLLLFALWGALAVCALLPRRQKT; encoded by the coding sequence ATGTACCGTTTTCTTTCCCTTTTTCTTCAGCTTTCGGGTCCTCCGGCTCATGCTTCGCCCCCGCCGTGGAAAAAAACGCGCCTGCTGCTCTGCCTTGCCCTTGTTCTCTCCTGCCTGACCTGCGCTGTCCTGCTCATGCGCGATCCGTGGCGGCCCGACGAAGACGCCCTGCGCGCCTCGCGCCTCATGCGCCGGGGCATGGAGGCCGTCGGAGAACTGCGCGAAGAACTCGGCATCGCCGTAGACCCCGCGCTGGACCCGGCCCGTACCGGATTCATCGGCACGGACTACAGCGACCTCACCACCTCCATAGGGTTCCTGAGCGCCAAGCAGACCAGCCTCAACCCCGATTTTGCAGGCCTTGTCACCTTCTGGCTGAAGCAGGCGGACGTCACCAGGGGCGACATCGTGGCCGTCTGTCTCACCGGCTCCTTTCCCGCCCTCAATCTTGCCGCACTCAGCGCCTGCGAAACCCTCGGCCTGCAACCGGTGGTCTTCTCTTCCGTGGGCGCCTCCAACTACGGGGCCAACATTCCGGGCCTTACCTGGCTGGATATGGAACGCGAACTGACCGCGCGCGGCATACTTCACGTGCAGACAGGCTTTGCCTCTCTGGGAGGCATCATGGACGGCGACGGCGGTCTCGACGGCACGGGCTTCGCCCTCGGGGAAGAGGCCATACGCCGCCACGGCGCGGTCTCCATTCCCGAAAAAGGAGTGGAAGGCCTGGAAGAAGACATGAAGCGCCGCATGGCCATCTACTTTCAGAACGGCCCGCCCAGGGCCTTCATCAATGTAGGCGGGGGTGTGACCTCGCTCGGCTGGGTGAGCGAAGCCGCCCTGCTGGACAACGGTCTGCTCACGCGCGTGCCCGCCACAAAAAGCCCCCGGCGCGGCATCATCTTCCGCATGTACGAAAAAGGCATTCCCGTCATCCATCTCATCAACATCGAACGCCTGGCCGCCCGCTACGACCTGCCCGCCGCCCCCACGTCCGTACCCGACGGAAAAGACAGAGAGACCCGGCGCATGTTCCGCATCACAGGCACGCTGCTGCTCTTCGCCCTCTGGGGAGCTCTTGCCGTCTGCGCCCTTCTTCCGCGACGTCAAAAAACATGA
- a CDS encoding 4Fe-4S binding protein: MEEQQRGIGSVLCFAATALSLLLGAAHLWRAGRGDGALLCLLWAAACLGRAAWMRVLSAAALFFFCVEWLFTLEALVQMRLAVGAPWMRLAAILLGVAAFTALAAGMLFSAYGRAWFCRGREQALMQGAAFMLAFVPLYCMARYVPHLLLAGRFVPGAGVAQAFAAGLWSAFVCGLLADGKRAYRARMRVWRLFSVVFFGQMLLAAAGWAVFSMSGELHVPVPGVIVAGAVYRGELSFMPVLFLVSVLLAGSAWCSHLCYFGSWDAWAASFARPAHHPGPLRRRALSLAVVCGAALLLSRGASASAAVACGVALGLAMLPVSAFLSRKKGWAAYCTAICPLGLLACLLGRLSPWRLRRTAACTSCGACARFCRYGALTEKGPAEHGPGLSCTLCRACLNACPRGGLCMTFLGKGADGRAERAFTALVSSMHAVFLFTAMV, from the coding sequence ATGGAAGAACAACAACGGGGCATCGGAAGCGTACTTTGTTTTGCGGCGACGGCGCTTTCCCTTCTGCTGGGAGCGGCGCACCTGTGGCGCGCGGGCCGGGGGGACGGGGCGCTCTTGTGCCTTTTGTGGGCGGCGGCCTGTCTGGGCCGGGCGGCGTGGATGCGCGTTCTTTCCGCTGCGGCGCTGTTTTTTTTCTGCGTGGAGTGGCTTTTTACGCTGGAAGCGCTTGTGCAGATGCGCCTTGCCGTGGGAGCGCCGTGGATGCGCCTTGCGGCCATACTGCTTGGCGTTGCCGCGTTTACGGCGCTTGCCGCAGGCATGCTTTTTTCCGCGTACGGCCGAGCGTGGTTCTGCCGTGGGCGGGAGCAGGCCCTCATGCAGGGCGCGGCCTTCATGCTTGCCTTTGTGCCGCTGTACTGTATGGCGCGGTATGTGCCGCATCTTCTGCTTGCCGGGCGCTTCGTGCCGGGGGCAGGGGTGGCGCAGGCCTTTGCGGCCGGTTTGTGGAGCGCCTTTGTCTGCGGACTCCTTGCGGACGGAAAAAGGGCATACCGCGCCAGAATGCGGGTGTGGCGGCTGTTTTCCGTGGTGTTTTTCGGCCAGATGCTGCTTGCCGCGGCGGGATGGGCCGTATTTTCCATGAGCGGGGAACTGCATGTTCCCGTGCCGGGCGTGATTGTTGCCGGGGCTGTCTACCGGGGAGAGCTTTCCTTCATGCCCGTGCTTTTTCTTGTGTCCGTATTGCTGGCCGGTTCCGCATGGTGCAGCCACCTGTGCTATTTCGGTTCGTGGGATGCATGGGCCGCTTCCTTTGCGCGGCCCGCGCATCACCCCGGCCCCCTTCGCCGGCGCGCCCTTTCCCTTGCCGTGGTGTGCGGCGCGGCGCTTCTTCTTTCCCGCGGCGCTTCCGCTTCCGCGGCCGTGGCCTGCGGCGTGGCGCTCGGCCTTGCCATGCTGCCCGTGAGCGCGTTCCTAAGCCGGAAAAAGGGCTGGGCCGCCTATTGCACCGCCATCTGCCCGCTGGGCCTTCTGGCCTGTCTTCTGGGCAGGCTTTCGCCCTGGCGGCTGCGCCGCACCGCGGCCTGCACCTCCTGCGGAGCCTGCGCGCGCTTTTGCCGCTACGGCGCGCTTACGGAAAAAGGTCCGGCGGAACACGGACCCGGACTTTCCTGCACCCTGTGCCGCGCCTGCCTCAACGCCTGCCCCCGCGGGGGCCTCTGTATGACCTTTCTGGGAAAGGGCGCGGACGGCCGCGCGGAGCGGGCCTTTACGGCGCTTGTCTCTTCCATGCACGCCGTGTTCCTTTTTACCGCCATGGTGTAG
- a CDS encoding cytochrome c3 family protein, with product MKASRHGPWKMLLGGTALGAALVLLAAAGMQYSDSRPFCSTCHVMKEAALTHSLSPHADLACNECHAPHSLVAKLPFKAQEGLRDFVANLQGKEAPLLARTETRDVVNANCRACHGVTNADVMMAKPYCVDCHRGMAHQKKIPVSFREAADE from the coding sequence ATGAAAGCATCCAGGCACGGACCATGGAAAATGCTGCTGGGGGGCACGGCGCTGGGAGCGGCGCTGGTGCTTCTGGCTGCGGCCGGAATGCAGTATTCCGATTCAAGACCTTTCTGTTCCACCTGTCACGTCATGAAGGAGGCGGCGCTCACGCACAGCCTCTCGCCTCATGCGGATCTTGCGTGCAACGAGTGCCACGCGCCCCACAGCCTTGTGGCCAAACTGCCCTTCAAGGCGCAGGAAGGCCTGCGCGACTTCGTGGCCAACCTTCAGGGCAAGGAAGCGCCGCTTCTTGCGCGGACGGAAACGCGGGACGTGGTGAACGCCAACTGCCGCGCCTGTCACGGCGTGACCAATGCGGATGTGATGATGGCCAAGCCCTACTGTGTGGACTGCCACCGGGGCATGGCGCACCAGAAGAAAATTCCTGTCAGCTTCAGGGAGGCGGCTGATGAATAA